In a single window of the Rhodamnia argentea isolate NSW1041297 chromosome 2, ASM2092103v1, whole genome shotgun sequence genome:
- the LOC115737488 gene encoding EPIDERMAL PATTERNING FACTOR-like protein 3 isoform X1, which produces MMLMIMKRSCVALVLVLQLLSGVSARSSVFARNGYDRHGVALHQTETDPEMLPSSKHPRTLSERAQEEIRSGDDDDEQEEEDGKQMGVSKIGSSPPRCEHKCYGCTPCEATQVPATHDGHAHVRVQYTNYEPEGWKCKCGPALYTP; this is translated from the exons ATGATGCTGATGATCATGAAGAGAAGCTGCGTGGCTCTCGTGCTGGTTCTGCAGTTGCTGAGTGGGGTCTCCGCAAGAAGCTCGGTTTTTGCACGTAATGGCTATGATCGTCACGGGGTTGCTCTTCATCAAACTG AGACCGACCCGGAGATGCTTCCATCTTCAAAGCACCCAAGGACCTTATCAGAGAGAGCGCAAGAAGAGATCAGGAgcggtgatgatgatgatgaacaagaagaagaagatgggaagCAAATGGGAGTGAGCAAGATCGGGTCGAGCCCACCGAGGTGCGAGCACAAGTGCTATGGCTGCACGCCCTGCGAAGCCACCCAAGTGCCAGCCACCCACGACGGGCACGCCCATGTCCGGGTCCAATACACCAACTACGAGCCCGAGGGTTGGAAGTGCAAGTGCGGCCCTGCCCTCTATACACCTTGA
- the LOC115737488 gene encoding EPIDERMAL PATTERNING FACTOR-like protein 3 isoform X2, with protein sequence MMLMIMKRSCVALVLVLQLLSGVSARSSVFARNGYDRHGVALHQTETDPEMLPSSKHPRTLSERAQEEIRSSEEEEGEDGNQMGASKVGSRPPRCEHNKCYGCTPCEATQVPATHDGHTHVRVQYTNYQPEGWKCTCGPSLYAP encoded by the exons ATGATGCTGATGATCATGAAGAGAAGCTGCGTGGCTCTCGTGCTGGTTCTGCAGTTGCTGAGTGGGGTCTCCGCAAGAAGCTCGGTTTTTGCACGTAATGGCTATGATCGTCACGGGGTTGCTCTTCATCAAACTG AGACCGACCCGGAGATGCTTCCATCTTCAAAGCACCCAAGGACCTTATCAGAGAGAGCGCAAGA GGAGATCAGGAGcagcgaagaggaagaaggagaagatgggaATCAAATGGGAGCGAGCAAGGTCGGGTCGAGGCCACCGAGGTGCGAGCACAACAAGTGCTATGGTTGCACGCCCTGCGAAGCCACCCAAGTGCCAGCCACCCACGACGGGCACACCCATGTCCGGGTCCAATACACCAACTATCAGCCCGAGGGTTGGAAGTGCACGTGCGGCCCTTCCCTCTACGCCCCTTGA
- the LOC115737488 gene encoding EPIDERMAL PATTERNING FACTOR-like protein 3 isoform X3 yields the protein MMLMIMKRSCVALVLVLQLLSGVSARSSVFARNGYDRHGVALHQTETDPEMLPSSKHPRTLSERAQEEIRSAEEEGEDGNQMGASKVGSRPPRCEHNKCYGCTPCEATQVPATHDGHTHVRVQYTNYQPEGWKCTCGPSLYAP from the exons ATGATGCTGATGATCATGAAGAGAAGCTGCGTGGCTCTCGTGCTGGTTCTGCAGTTGCTGAGTGGGGTCTCCGCAAGAAGCTCGGTTTTTGCACGTAATGGCTATGATCGTCACGGGGTTGCTCTTCATCAAACTG AGACCGACCCGGAGATGCTTCCATCTTCAAAGCACCCAAGGACCTTATCAGAGAGAGCGCAAGAAGAGATCAGGAgcg CTG aggaagaaggagaagatgggaATCAAATGGGAGCGAGCAAGGTCGGGTCGAGGCCACCGAGGTGCGAGCACAACAAGTGCTATGGTTGCACGCCCTGCGAAGCCACCCAAGTGCCAGCCACCCACGACGGGCACACCCATGTCCGGGTCCAATACACCAACTATCAGCCCGAGGGTTGGAAGTGCACGTGCGGCCCTTCCCTCTACGCCCCTTGA